Within the Cloacibacillus sp. genome, the region ATAAGTAAACATGATAGTATATTGATAAGAGAATATTCAATAATAATTACAATTTTTACTACACAGTAATAATGTTTTAAGGAGGGGTCAAAATGCCCAATTCACTTGATGTAAATATTCGAGAGTTTAAAACAAAGGTGCGAGATTTCTATATCAATACCTATATTGGAAGCACAGGTGTCCCTACTAATATTGAGGGTTGGTTTTGGTTAGCAGCACAAAACCAAACAACCAGTATGTTCCCAAGTTATACGGGCTTACTTACCTTGGCATTTAACGCAAGATCATTCGCAGCCGACCTCGAATCAGGAATTTCAATTGTTGACAAAGCACGAGCAATTGTTGATCAAGCTCAATCGCAATGGTATCAGAGGTACTGGAATCTAATTGGACCATATTATTCCACCCAAGAAATATGTAGTATGCTTGGGCTAAACTCTATGGTTGATTTTTATAAGAGATTGGGTATTCCACCAGCAGTAGAAACAGCAGCTAACAATTATGCTTCCGGGCAAATTTCGCTTGATCAATTGCGTCAAACTATGTATTTAGATTCAAACGAACAAGTACAAGAATCCTTACAGAATTTTGGAACGACAATCATGACCAGACGGTATTTTACTGATAATGGCGTTTTATTTTCCAATACGGAAGTAGCAAACGCTTTGAAATTAACAGCTCAGTTTTATAACTCGTTATCAGGTACAGACCAAGTGCTGTTTGAAAGTGTTATAAATGCACTAAACCAAGCAAATATTACAACTGTATCCCAAGTGGATGATTTTTTCGCTGTAACTATCTATGGCGATGGAAGTACCTATAATTCAATCCGAGCGAATTCAGGTGACACAACAGTATCAGGAACATCTGGCGCTGACTTAATTCGTGGGAATAACGCAAATAACATCATTGTTGGTGGAACTGGCAATGATATCCTCGAGGGCTTTGGAGGGAATGATTTGCTTCAAGGTGGGGAAGGAAATGATGTTTATCTTTATGCGCCAAATGAAGGCAACGATACGATAGCAGATGTTGCGCTTATCGGAGAGACCAATAAATTGGTTTTTACATCAGGAATCCACCCCAGCGAGATAACGTTATCGCGTAGTTCTGATGATCTGGTATTTACACTGAGTGAGAACAGAGGGAGCGTAACGGTGCAGAACTGGTTTGCGTCAGTAGTTGGCGGAACATATGTGATGTCTGAAGTTATATTCGATGATACTAACACTGTATGGACTCTCTCTGAGATCGAAGCAATGTTGGTTGATCTGACACCTGCCCCAGATCAAACTTCGCACGCCACCAGTCGTAGCACTTCAAACTACCAACTTGACAGAGCCGTAATGGACATTGCAATCGCCGACATGAATCTGAATGGCGATTGCAGCGAACAGGTCTGTGAATCGCTAGGCTATGTACCGGCTTACGACAGTAACCCAGTAGGAGTTTCCGCAAGCGTGAGCGGCGAGTTGCTTCTGGAAGACGAGAGAAAGACCGCCTAATAACAGACATAGAATATGAAAAACATCACAGAACAGATGGAACCTCCCATTAACGATACGGAGCCGAAAGGCTCCGTATCGTCTATAGATCTGGCGCTTACCTGTCTTACGACCGCAGCAAAAATGCACGGGTTGCCAGTAGAACTTGAAGGGCTGAAAAGAGCTTTTCCCTGCACAGACGCCACGCCTGTGTCAATAACAGTGCTTCGTGCGGCCAAGAAAATAGGCTTGAAGGCCGCGTTATTAAATATCAAACCGGATAGGCTGGATTTTTACCCAAAACCCGCAATTTTGCTTTTCCCAAGCAATAGGACATACTTGCTGATACGCCTTGATTATCCAAAGGGAGAAGATGCCGCTCAGGCAGAAAAGATTGCGCCGGCGCGTCTGCTTCTGTTCAATCCAAAGGATTATAAGCCGCTGCTTATGTCATATGAAGACTTTGTTAAACAATGGGAAGGTCAGATTATACCTCTGAAAAAACGTTTTTCGGTTAAAGAAGCAGGGAGAAAGTTCAACATCAGTTGGTTCTTGCCTGTGATTTTACGTTTTAAGAACCATCTGCTCGAAGTATTTATCGCCTCTTTATTCTTGCAGCTATTTGCCCTGATCACTCCGTTGTTTACGCAGGTAATAATCGATAAGGTACTGGTTCACAAAGGAGTCTCTACGCTTCACATTCTTGTAATAGGACTGGTTCTGATCGCTGTATTTGAAATGGCGCTCGACGTCAGCAGAACATATCTTTTCAAACACACTACGAACAGAGTCGACGTAATATTGGGAATGAAACTGTTCAAGCACTTATTATCTCTGCCCGTGCCATTTTTTGAAAACCGTACTGTAGGAACAACTATCGCAAGAGTTCGCGAACTGGAGACTATACGCTCATTCATGACGGGGACGGCCCTTACAGTTGTCTTAGATTTGATCTTCACCGTAATTTTCATCGCCGTGATGTTTTTCTACAGCCCCAAACTTACCTTGATCTCGTTGCTGGCGTTCCCATTTTTTATTGCCTTGTCCGTCTTTGTCACTCCCATCATCCGCGCTAGACTTAACGTTAAATTTGCGTGCAATGCAGAATCTCAGTCGTATCTGGTTGAGACGATCACCGGCATTCAGACGGTAAAAAGTCTGGCCATTGAACCACAACTCAACATGAAATGGGAGGGACTGCTTTCTAACTACGTTACGGCGTCTTTTCGCGCCGGGTTCTTAAGTTCTGTTTCAGGGAGCGCGGCGCGGATGATACAAAAGTTATCCAGCCTCTCAATTCTCTTTTTCGGCGCGACAATGGTAATGAAGGGGGAATTTACGGTGGGGCAGTTGGTTGCCTTTCAGATGCTATCCGGACGCGTAACCGAACCCATCATTCGTCTTGCCACTCTGTGGCAGGATTTTCAACAGGTAAGTGTATCTATAGAGCGTCTAGGCGACGTGTTGAACTTCCCTGGCGAGCTGGACAGTTCTCCGGGAAGAAGCACATTGGGACGAATCAAAGGCCAGGTTACATTTGATCATGTCTCATTCCGCTATCGGCTCGACGGTCCGCCCATATTGGATGACATCGACATCGTCGGGAGGTCTGGCTCTGGAAAAAGTACTTTGTCAAAGTTAATTCAGCGTTTCTACGTCCCTCAGCAAGGACGCGTGCTGATCGATGGCATTGACCTGTCACAGGTAGATCCCGTCTGGCTGCGACGGCAAATTGGTGTTGTGCTGCAAGAAAATTTCCTGTTTGCCGGAAGTATTCGAGATAATATCGCCGCTGTTGACACAGCAGCTTCGCTAGAGCAGGTGATCAACGCTGCGAGGTTGGCGGGAGCACACGAGTTTATCCTTGAACTACCGGACGGTTACGATACGCAGGTTGGAGAGAGGGGGGCTTCGCTTTCAGGTGGACAGCGCCAGCGAATCGCGATAGCCAGGACGTTGTTGACCGATCCAAGAATACTGATACTCGACGAGGCCACTAGTGCGTTAGATTATGAGTCCGAGCGTATCATTCAAGTCAATCTCAAAAAGATATGTGAAAACAGGACTGTCTTTATCATCGCTCACAGGCTCTCCACAGTGCAGAACGCAGACTGTATTATCACAATGGATAAAGGACGGATCATCGAGAAGGGAACGCATCTGGAGCTCTTACGTACCGAGGGCTTATATAGCTTTTTACACAGCCAGCAAGCGTTACTAGACCTACCGGCAAGGAGGAACGGCAATGGCGGCAGAGCATAAGGCGAAGGGCGGTTCAACAATAAGAGACCGGCAAGAACTTGAATTTCTCCCTGCCGCCCTTGAAATCGTGGAGACGCCTCCTTCGCCGATTGGCAGGATGATCGTCTGGATTGTCGTCTTGTTTTTTATTGCACTGGCTTGGTCATATTTGGGGCATGTTGACGAGGTTGCGGTCGCGTCCGGCAAAGTGATTCCCTCCGGACATACGAAGGTCGTTCAGGCGGAAGATAAAGGGATTGTGAGAAAGATTCACGTTTCAGACGGTTTTAAGGTAAAGGCAGGAGACGTCCTTATAGAATTGGATACCGTTTTGACCGCAGCGGATATGGATCGATACAGAAAAGAGCGCGACTTTTTTAAATTAGATCTTGCTCGCCTTTACTCCGAGAAAGACGGCACGTACTTGTCCCCGCCGACAGATATAAATCTGAAAGAAGAGGCGTTCTTACAGCAGGAGCTGACGCTCAGCAGGCGCAGGGAATTCAGCGCCCGGAGCAGCGCCTTGAAACAGCAGATATTGGCAGCTAAAGCCAATTTGGAAAATTCCACAAAGCAGTATGAGAAATATTATTCCATGTTGCCTATAGCCTCCGAGCAAATGAAGAGGACGAAAGAACTTGTTTCAGACGGCACAATCACGCTCT harbors:
- a CDS encoding calcium-binding protein gives rise to the protein MPNSLDVNIREFKTKVRDFYINTYIGSTGVPTNIEGWFWLAAQNQTTSMFPSYTGLLTLAFNARSFAADLESGISIVDKARAIVDQAQSQWYQRYWNLIGPYYSTQEICSMLGLNSMVDFYKRLGIPPAVETAANNYASGQISLDQLRQTMYLDSNEQVQESLQNFGTTIMTRRYFTDNGVLFSNTEVANALKLTAQFYNSLSGTDQVLFESVINALNQANITTVSQVDDFFAVTIYGDGSTYNSIRANSGDTTVSGTSGADLIRGNNANNIIVGGTGNDILEGFGGNDLLQGGEGNDVYLYAPNEGNDTIADVALIGETNKLVFTSGIHPSEITLSRSSDDLVFTLSENRGSVTVQNWFASVVGGTYVMSEVIFDDTNTVWTLSEIEAMLVDLTPAPDQTSHATSRSTSNYQLDRAVMDIAIADMNLNGDCSEQVCESLGYVPAYDSNPVGVSASVSGELLLEDERKTA
- a CDS encoding type I secretion system permease/ATPase → MKNITEQMEPPINDTEPKGSVSSIDLALTCLTTAAKMHGLPVELEGLKRAFPCTDATPVSITVLRAAKKIGLKAALLNIKPDRLDFYPKPAILLFPSNRTYLLIRLDYPKGEDAAQAEKIAPARLLLFNPKDYKPLLMSYEDFVKQWEGQIIPLKKRFSVKEAGRKFNISWFLPVILRFKNHLLEVFIASLFLQLFALITPLFTQVIIDKVLVHKGVSTLHILVIGLVLIAVFEMALDVSRTYLFKHTTNRVDVILGMKLFKHLLSLPVPFFENRTVGTTIARVRELETIRSFMTGTALTVVLDLIFTVIFIAVMFFYSPKLTLISLLAFPFFIALSVFVTPIIRARLNVKFACNAESQSYLVETITGIQTVKSLAIEPQLNMKWEGLLSNYVTASFRAGFLSSVSGSAARMIQKLSSLSILFFGATMVMKGEFTVGQLVAFQMLSGRVTEPIIRLATLWQDFQQVSVSIERLGDVLNFPGELDSSPGRSTLGRIKGQVTFDHVSFRYRLDGPPILDDIDIVGRSGSGKSTLSKLIQRFYVPQQGRVLIDGIDLSQVDPVWLRRQIGVVLQENFLFAGSIRDNIAAVDTAASLEQVINAARLAGAHEFILELPDGYDTQVGERGASLSGGQRQRIAIARTLLTDPRILILDEATSALDYESERIIQVNLKKICENRTVFIIAHRLSTVQNADCIITMDKGRIIEKGTHLELLRTEGLYSFLHSQQALLDLPARRNGNGGRA